GCTCCGGCTTTATCCAATCCTATTCCCGAAACATTATATGCAAAACCATTATCATTAGTTCCTGAACCACCGGTTACTAACAAGTAATACCAAAAGTTAAGAACTCCTGAATTGGTATGTACTCCACAATAGTCGTTATATCCAGGTAAATTAGGATTTCCCTGAGGAGTACAAGAGCTGCTCGCATCTTTCCAATACGTTCCTTTATACGTATCAGGCTGACGGTAAGCATTAGGATTAGACATATCTCTAATGACATAATTAAAATCTTCTCCTAATTTCCAGCTTGCCTGTGAAGGTCTCGCCCATAATTCTATTGAATTTCCAAATACATCTGAGAAACCTTCATTTAACGCACCTGACTCCCTTTGGTAGGCAAGGTTTGCAGTTTTAGAAGTCATTCCATGGGTAATTTCGTGCCCACAAACATCCAGAGCAGTTAGTGGCAATCCGCCAGTGGTATTAGATGCGCCATCACCATATGTCATTCTGGATCCGTCCCAAAATGCATTTGTATAATTGGTAGAATAGTGAACATAAGATTTTATAGCAAAATTATTGTTGTCAATACTTTTTCTGTTAAATTTTGTGTACAAGTAGTCTAAAGTTGCTTCTGCTCCCCAGTGGGCATCAGTAGCATACTGATCTTTATTGGCATTTACATTATTCCAATTGTTATCAGTATCCGTAAAATCTACAGCAGCAGAATAATTAGTTCCTTTCTTTAAATTATACGTTTCTACAGCAGTCCCTGCACCACTCCCTGCATTTCTTCCGGTTTCTCTCAATCTGTAACTTCCATTATACGAATCTGCAACAATACTTCGGTTTCCGCTATACCCTGTAGTAGCAGTTCCCGGAGCGTTCACATCATGAATTATTGCATCAGTTCCCAGGATCTTCCCGTTCTTAGCGTCTACAAAAACATACTGTCTGCTCAATGGCTTTTCCGCATAAATATCAAACTTATAGGCTAATTTCAAATCACGAAGCTTTTCATCAGTAGGATCTGAGTAATAAACCAACTCTGCCTTTGGGGCAAAGCTTGCGTTAGGATCATTGGATTCTTTTTTAATAAAATCCTCTTCCTCCTTATTCTGCCATTTGTACGAATCCGCTCCCACAAATGATAATGCATTTTGCAATGCTATATCCTCGGAAATATTCGTACTTTTTTCAATCTTCTCAGGAACTTTAAGAATCCATTTTCCAGATTCTCCTACAATTTTTCCACCCTTGGTCTGAACAGCTATTGTTCCATATTCTACAGGAATGTTATTAACAGTTTGTTGGAATCTATGGGTTTCAAATCCCAACCTGTCCTTTTCTGTGCTGAGTTTTTTGGCTTCAGCTGGGATATACCTTTGAGAAGCTTCATCAAACAAAACCGGACTTCCCTGAAAAGAAGGCCCATTTTTATCAAATCTTAAAAACTCTGCGTGTAACCCGTTTTTACCAGAAATCAGTTTTGACGGTTTGTCCTGCCCAAATACGAAAGAGCAAGCGGCAATACTTGCCACTAAGATAAATTTTGTTTTCATAAAAATATTTATTAAATGGTCTAGCGAATTTATAGACTTTTTACAATAAAAAAAATAAACCATTGAAAAAAAATCAATTTATATGGTAAATCCATAAATAAAATACAATGTGTTTTTTCAATAAAAAAAAATTAATTAATTATTATTTCAAATCATAACTTCTTTTTTATTAATAAATTAAGTTAAAAATCATGCACAAGTGAAATATTTTTTCGATATGCTATGCATATTAATTGTTTGGTAAAATATTAGTGAAATTTCTTAAAAATCCTTATCTACAAATGGTTTTTTAAAAAAAAATAGCCATCTCAAATGAGATGGCCAATTTTTTAACCGTAGAGATATTATATGCTATTGATTAAATTTTTAATATAAATTATTTTCCGATTGGGGTTCTGAACTCTCCATATCCCATCAGACCATCATAATTTCTTCCAAAAGGAGCATAATATAGAAATGCCTGATATAGATTCTCTGTTTGCCAGAAGTTTCCGTTGATTTCACCAAAATTTAAGGTTCCATTACTCTCTTTTGTTGCGAGAATGTAGTTGTAGAAGCCCTGCTTAAGAAAGATCTTCGCCACATATTTCTTAGCCGCAACATCATATTGCATTTGATTCAGTTTGCTAGGCATAAAATTATTGAAACCTCCCAATACATAAATTTCCTTGTCTACAGGATCTGAGTCCAAAGAGAAATATACCCATGAATAATCCGCTTCCCTTTCTGCATTTCTTTCAAGCCCCAGGTCATTTCTCCTGAAGTAATAAGCTCCGTTTACATCAGGCTGGTATTGGTAATTCAAAGGAAAAGCCCACACCGGATGTAGGTATGTTTGATTAACTCCGTCTTTTACTTCCGTAGCTCGAACCATATCAGCAGCCA
The sequence above is drawn from the Chryseobacterium daecheongense genome and encodes:
- a CDS encoding M4 family metallopeptidase codes for the protein MKTKFILVASIAACSFVFGQDKPSKLISGKNGLHAEFLRFDKNGPSFQGSPVLFDEASQRYIPAEAKKLSTEKDRLGFETHRFQQTVNNIPVEYGTIAVQTKGGKIVGESGKWILKVPEKIEKSTNISEDIALQNALSFVGADSYKWQNKEEEDFIKKESNDPNASFAPKAELVYYSDPTDEKLRDLKLAYKFDIYAEKPLSRQYVFVDAKNGKILGTDAIIHDVNAPGTATTGYSGNRSIVADSYNGSYRLRETGRNAGSGAGTAVETYNLKKGTNYSAAVDFTDTDNNWNNVNANKDQYATDAHWGAEATLDYLYTKFNRKSIDNNNFAIKSYVHYSTNYTNAFWDGSRMTYGDGASNTTGGLPLTALDVCGHEITHGMTSKTANLAYQRESGALNEGFSDVFGNSIELWARPSQASWKLGEDFNYVIRDMSNPNAYRQPDTYKGTYWKDASSSCTPQGNPNLPGYNDYCGVHTNSGVLNFWYYLLVTGGSGTNDNGFAYNVSGIGLDKAGAIAYRTLTSYLTSSSTYANARTSSLQAAADLYGTGSNEVTQVTNAWNAVGVGGGTSSVGRAVAEPNTSLYTISPNPATDKFTVIFEGKAGKGVVEVVSLTGKKEISEKVELTDGVNKLGLQIPSTMLPGVYVVVVNGQKAGNLIKK